Genomic segment of Eupeodes corollae chromosome 2, idEupCoro1.1, whole genome shotgun sequence:
TAAAGGACTTAAAACATCAATCCATGATTTTGGGGGACCGTTAAgctaaatattaaataagttttaaaaaatcatgcttaataaaaacataacataaggtataataattatattggGTATGATTTTTAAATCGTGTGTGAATTGTGTTATtggtgtatatatttttaaatctatttaaataattcacTTCTTCATGTTAGGCTTAAGCACGGTAGGACTAAGCAAGCAagaattcattttaaatcaattttttaaaaaataaatacatacaaataaaattgaattggacTTCATATATTATtacaataaatagaaataatatttaaaaaataactaaatctATGATGTGATTTTATCTTAAACCATaatgaaaaactaaactaaacaaatacatatgtaccttaATCAAAGAATGATTACAGACGGTTTGATCGCActtgtttaaataaatgataaGTGAAAATACTGATGGCTCAAGAATTCACTTTGGGGATTTTCAGGAAGTTTTTTGACAGATTTcccaaaattatgaaatttgtcTAAAATGCAAGCAGGACACCTACATTTCAAGAGTCGTAATATGGATGGATAGCTTACCAATAGAACAAcgtgttaaaattattaaaactaactCGTATGATTATGGACGTCATAATCGGCCGACACAATGAGAGCAATCGGCAAAGTTCTTTTGGTTGAATCTTTAAAATAACGACTAAGGCAATAAGTGGCTCAAAAATATTTGGGTAACAAGCCATACAAAAAGAACAATTATAATATATCTTAGTTGCGCAGAAAATCAACAATTTCATGAAGCTTGTCACTGTTAAATTTGTTCTGTTATGTGAACGATGCCCGCACTCTTGACGCATTGACAACCAACGTAACTAAAGTTATGGCCTGGGTATCGAATAAGTGATAAATTACCTAAAAACAATCGCATCGACTCTTTCCTAGGTTTCCTTTCGAACGATGATGTTTTTCACATTTATTGGTAAAAGTCCAAACATTATAATGCAATACATTTTCGTCAAAATATATgctgtatgtattttatttggcTTAATTTTCGAACCTAAAATTTGAATGACCCTTGAATAATACGAACATTTTTGGACGTAGGGTATGAATGCGGATAAATTATTGGCAAATGAAAAACATCAaccataattatttaatttctcttGGGACGTTGACGAGAAAACAAAGTACGACcaaaattctgttttaaaaccatttttaactaaggtcaaaactaaaaatacaaaaagctttGCAActgaaaaaactaaacttacGCGCGTTTGCTTTCCCAGTTTCTTGTTTACCTGGACGCCAACACTTAATTTCTGTCCAGTATGGCGTGATGTTTGCTTCGTTAATATACATATCATTTCCGTTTGCAGCTCGGGAATATCAAGACAGTGTTGTAGAGCATTTTGTGCTAAAACAACGTGGTAGTCGATTCCTGGTTGGTTCACTGCTACTGACATAAAAAGTTGGCAactctgttaaaaaataaaaaatgcatccatttatttattagttggaaataaaaattgtgcGTACCTTAAATAACTTAATGGCTTCCGGTTGTATAGTTTCCGAATGCAAGGAAGAAAGTGGTGATGTTATGGTATCCTTAGTATGTAATAATATTGGATGGCGCCAGAGAACACAatctgaaatattaaatttttataattctattCGATTACAAGACTTTAcacaaaaaagatcaagaggaggagaaacaaaattgtttttccacTTCTTACCAATTTGAATCAAaccaaatgttttaaaatctgCTGAATCTCTTGAACTTCTTGTATTTGATAACACTTGTCAAAAAGGAATTGTAGCTggcaatcaaattatactttttctaaagttcacaatttaaaaaattgagtttcaattcgaacaatttttagtttatcCAATTATAGTACTTATAGTCTTATTAActtgttaataaatatttatgattcCAAAAGCTTTTTAATTCAGTTGATGACATAAAATCTGATCGTTttctttttacatacaaaaataaataaattaaatggagcaacagtccgttgagaactagggcctaatgacataagactctcaaccattcctgtgtgcgagtaatgttgtcagaaatggagagaacctacagtttaaagccgaagccgaacggctaattcgagAAAACACTTTCACgccaagaattaatcttggaggatttgttaattccctgcaagaggaagtacccgtaaaaaaacattagatggcacaggcactGATCGCAcgcaagacctctagcatgacagtccaacgcactaaccatcatgtgaTCATGAGTAATCTGTTGCTATACAATTGTTTcaattagaaaaagaaattaattatacCTACTAGCGTTAGTATTTAACGTGTTCAGAATTCGACTTTAAGAAAAccctaaataatataaaagcaattttggattttattacGAATTCGTACTCTTAAGGTAAAGAACATCaagtaataaattgaaaaaaaaaaacgaaaagaagaaTGTTACCAAAGTAACAGTGTGATCATTACAAAAAGAGGGAGAGGAAGAGAGGAACTTTTAGtgtatgttgattttgaattcttgaattttGCAATGACAAGGAACGATATaacgtggcaaggcattccacattcgagcaatacggctaaaaaaaaagaaactctgtATATCATAGTACATCTGAAGTAAGGCTTAAGGGCGAACTGATTGTCATTCTTTGAAGTGAAAGTATTTCGGTTGAAATACTTTAGAACATGGTTACTgcagcaccagcccagagataagagttatactcaagttttgggcGTATTTAGATTTTGTACATTGTAGGAAGATCaataattgaaacaaatttcttCCATCGCTTtagaaaactcaaacattttttggaattgttgttgacatcgcgtatgtgatcgttccaagAGAGGTGGTTGCATATGCCATACAAATAATATCGAATTCATCAGTTTCGTTCATCCATAACAACTATACGCAGGTGAACTAACAGTTCGACATATATTCGAGCACCTGGATGGTGGACGATTAAACTTCGAGGGCTTATATAGGACCGATCTGAAAAAACTTAGAATATTTCTAGAGGCTAAACTTAGAAGGCATTTTACTAAAGAACTTAATAAACCAACCGAGTTCAAATAATCTAAGCTACTAAACAGCCATTAGTCATACGTCTTTTTGCTCAAGTCATTATGACAAAACAATTCAGACAAAATTGGTCACTCCAGGTGGTTTACCACTGCGAATTGAATCCTAAGATTGTATGTTTCTCAAAATGGAAAGTATAAAAGATCGATTTCCCTAATATAATCAGTCTTATTACAATTGTTTTCACCCTTctcttaatttttgtgaaaGGTCAACTATGGCTTTCATCACCTTGCGGCTTTCtagtcatttttatattttgtatttaattaaatattttggatttctttaaaaaatgtataaagttataaatttgtatacttCAATACTAAAATGTACTTACTTGGATCTCCGTCCGTCTCCATTAACTTCTGAACAAGTTGTTCATACTGAGTTCCAGCGTTAGGACCTCCTCCCGATACTACAGTCAAATGATACAACCAATTATCGCGTTCCTGTTTTCCTGGTAATATCAAATAAGTTGGACCCTGGTGAGCTGGATAAATTGAAACCGTTAAACGAGCTTGACTCTGTGCTGCATCTTCGCGTTCTTCAGAATCCGAATCTGACACGTGTTCTACTTCTTCTACTCTTGCATCACGCATATTTATCTGTCCCAATGGGTTCTGAAATAAATAAGTAGGCATATAGTACATGTATCCCCTGATATTTTCTTGATGTACTAACAGTTTCTCCTGGAGCCTTAAAATACAGGAACATTTTTCCCAAAAGAACACACCAACATTTTTTCGCATGTCCATTCTTCACCTTCGTAACCCAGCCCTGCACTGTTGGTTTTTGGTCATCACGACTTAGTAACAACTTAGTGGCATTTCGTCGTTGCACATTTTGCAGCACCCTTATCCAATCATCCATAGTTGCATTCGAGTCAGCTGTTAAATAGTAAACTTTTTTCCCAGTGTCAATTTCAAATGTGGAAGCCCCTTCTGCTCTATTTATTCTACAGACTTCATCTAAAATTATTTGTCCTTGCGGTTTTCGGTTAATGTCATGTTGGCTCTTCCAATAGGTAAGTGAACCATTTTTAAGGACGAACCATCGCTTTCGCCATGTTTTTAGTTTACCACCAAGCTTAGCTAAATGACCAGCCTAGAAATTACTTTTATGTTATTCTAATCGaatgtattgaaataaaataaattaccttcTCCAAGGACTCAAGTTTTCGATTTGGCGAATCAACATAGGATGCACGCATTAGCAAGGAAGGCATTGATGCGTCCATGCATGTGGATTCTGAGACTGCATCTGGAGGTATCGCATAATCATCGGATAGGCCTGATTCAAAGGAAATATCTGAAATTACTGATCCACGTATGAAAAAAGTACGTAGATTTTGAGATAGCTCTTGAGGAATTCCTTAAGTTGTATGGGAAtggataaaagtaaaataaaaacaataaattataaactaaGCAAAATATCCTTCAATGGTGTTACTTACAACTTCTTGAAACTGTGTTTAAACAAATTCTATAAGTATTAGTTTTATAATGTTTCTACACAAAGAGTTTTTTATCTTCTTTCtaagttataaaataattcgagtattttgtgaaataaagtATAAGAACTGGTCTTCAAATGTAGAAACTGGTATATTAATTAAATGTATAATAAGTGCCATAAATTATCATTCTTaggcttttaaaatgtttcagctgatgcatattttaaaagtgcgcgaatccgaatggctaactTGAGAAGACACTTTtcctgacaagaattactcttggaggatttgttaatttctcgcaaaaggtagtacccgtgaaaattaactttagatggcacaaacggggtttgaacccaagacctctggcatgacagtccaacacaatAATCATTACGTCACTGGTGCTACGAATagtgttattatatttttacatgtaaataacaaattaaaaaaataatcaacagCAATGAAATCCAATAGTTTGCTGTTTGCTTGCTGGGAAGTTTCTCACAAGAAAATCTCAATACAGGCTTCtacaattaatttctttaaactgtgtttaaataatttaccacgtgttttatttttgggacTCTCAGAACCACTCCGCTTTGCAGGACTTAAGCTCGACGACGTTTTCAGACTTTTTGACGGGCTCGATGCACTGCCAGATGTACTCGTTTCAGTATTGTCTGTACTTGATGAATTGTGTGAGTTGTGAGTCATCATAACAGCATGTTCTTCCCCATCACTGGAGTCATCGCTTGAGTCACCAGTAAAGGGAATCGACCGAATTTGAGAAGCACGCTTGaaatataacaaatttaatatgaaaagtataaatgaaatatttcagAATACTATCTGGATTCTACTTACCCCCTTTACGGTGGCATAAACAGGCACACTTATATCACAGAATCCTCCACTAGCGGTTTGTTGTGCTCTAGATGGTGTTCCGCCACCTCCAATACTACCACTTCCATTTGCACTTCCCAACGTACCTGTTTGGTTTTGACTATTACTAACATTTAATTGTTTGCCCTCATGATCTCCCTCTGTTGCTGCAAGGCCATCATTGGCAACCTGATAGATCTTTGCCTCCCAGCTAGGAAATCTGTGAAGTGGTGGTGTCGGTGGCCTAGGTGTACCTACCATCCCCACCAATtcacttgttgttgttgttgtcgatgTACTGCCTCCAATCGCCACTAAAGTGGGATTATTTTTCATCCAGGCTGGTAATTTTTCTCTCGATGGTGTATAAATCTCTGCGTAATCGTGAGCTGTATCAGTGTCTGAACTATTGGGTCTACCGGAAAGAGGTGTTAAAATAAGGCCATCAACAGCCGCCACCAAATTACGTTCCAGTTCTTGTGGCTCCATTGATAAATTTCTCCGATGCTTATGATGGGGATAACTTGAAGTTAGAGGTCTTATTGATTCTTGAGGGTCTAAAGATTCACTGCGTCGTCTACTTTCAGTGGTATCGGACGCAAAGTCATGCACATCTAAACTAAGGCTATTTCGCACCGGACCAGTGGGCAATATACTACTATGTCGGTTCGGCTGGTTTGCTATGTGATTTCGAAGCAGCTCTAACTGCTGATTGCACTTTACATTTTGTTCACGCAGGTGTTGATTTTGTTCTTCAAGTTCACGAAGCTTATTTGTAACCCACTCTTTAATTTTAGCCGCTTTGGCTTCAACTTGACGAGCGTCGTGCAGTCGAAGTTGTCGTTGTTCTTCAactgctatctctaagcaggtAATAGTCTTTTCAGCATCAGTTGAGGGAAGACTTGAGGTGGTTTGTTGCGATTGTTGTAGTGGTTGTAATAAAGTTTGGGTTTGATGAATTGGAGAGCTTGCGTGAGGTGTTTTTGGCCATTCACTCAACCTTTGTTCCATTGCCCGGAcctttaataacaaaaaaaataattcaagttaCACATATAAAAACAAGGTATCatttttacacgcaaaaaattTACATAGTATAGGGTCAAAGTAATGTGACATAAGCATTAAAAAATCTTACTCCAATTTTGTGTAAGCTATTCTAATTTAACGCACGTATCTAATAGAAATACAAGAGCGTTtactaagtaaaaaaaattataatacaaatatttttctggGTAAACCAAAATCAAACACAAATATCTCGAATATTTGATACTCAAAGCTTGCTTAACCAACGTTGGAAGTCTTGATAAAGACCTGTCTCAAATAATCGCTTTCAAGTAGTACTAGAAAGTTGCTATATATTAGAAGTACAAACGAACAAATCCAAAGATAACGACAACTTTTACCAGAAAATAGAAATCTTCATTTAAACTAACAACGGGAAACTAGTTTAGAAGAAGAAATGGTTTGTGGATTGGAGTGGTACATCTATTTGAACGAACTTATGGAATACACAAACAcaatttagaaataattttattttaataaaaggttGAGTTATTCatcaatttatttagtttatattcATTTGAAATACAAGTCACATAATatacggaaaattctttttctttcgaCATCTCATTTACAGTCTGTCAAGTAAGAGCTTGGTCGACTTTCCCGACAGTTAATGAAAGATTTCGCTCTAATTCCTTCACGAGCCGATAGAGGGAAGATTTGTCCTTGATGCATTGTCAACAAAGTTTCAGTTGTCGTTGATCTTTTGAAAGAGAATCACGAAACGCCATGAGTGTTATGTACGCGTGCGTCGCGCTACGAGGCTGTGTTCTTTTGTATCCACCCGAAAGGTCCCAAAATGTCGCAATCAGCGACTGCTAAATGTATGAGAAAGTCGAAGCCATTTGTACAGAAGTGAATACTGCGATATAACCAGAACGGGGTTCGATAggaaaagtgaacaaaaaagaatagtGAATCTGTTTCGTGGAAACCAGCTTGAACATTGGGCAAGGACAAGCAAAAGTAATTACAAAAGGTGTAGATATATCCTACGAAACAGTCCGAACCCTTCTTCATACTCATGATCTTAAATGGCGCAACACAATGAAGGAGCCTCTTTTGACTGAAAAACATGTGACAAAGCAACTCTCTTAGGCGCATGAGAATATTGATAGAGAGTTTGAAAATTAGCCGTCGCAGTCACCCGATGCAAACCCTATCGAAAACGTGTGGGCTATATTAAACAGAAGCTTCGTGGCGGGCGGATATACACACTTTGAAGCAATCTGGAGATCCTTGCCACTAGAATACGCCATCAAATTAGTGGAAAGCATGCCTCGGAGACGCCAGGCAATTATCGACGCCGGTGGTGACTGAACACATTATTGACCAAATTGCATCATTGTTTGTAATgtgtaaaatgtatatataaatatgcaagtttcataaaataattttataaattgacaCGACCACGCTCTTACTTGAcagattatattaaaattaggtcagtgtaagaaaaaagaagacttactaaaaaataaaaaatagctcACACAATAAATTCAATCCTACCGACTTATAAAGGTAAACATCTATCCTTCTCTGCTTTTACTAACCAAATTCAATCAAACTCGTAGCCAATTTATAATTGCAATCAAACTAAAAATCGTTATTAATGTTTCAAGGTAAAAGACCAAACCTATATAGTCACCTGGACTTCGTAAGGaaagaattcaattaaaaataataataaacaacgAGTAGCATGAATGAATGGCCGATAGTTATGTATGAGGCTACTGAAGACCTTTCGACGTACATTCTATATATTCTAAAACAGCAGTTAAAATTCCTTTAAACTGCAGAAGGATATATTAATAAGTCTAGTTCGTTTATGTAGTTTACTAAACTAGGTCACTTAAATGAAAAGTGAGGTTGGGTGGCAAAAGCAACTGGGTGTGCTTTAATTTCCAACGCCCATTGACACCTGAAGTATTATCTCATTTCCTTGTTATAttccaataaaacaaatttccagGCCTTATTAAAAACGCATTAATCTTTaattaataacttatttttgtatgtctATAAGAAACATTATGTACTAAGGGGTATCATCTTATCACAGaagttttagttaatttttatttagaataattttaaaatacatatgtatgtatatgcattTCAAACTTCTTAATAAAAGTATGTTTATACTTTAAGTAACTGGTTGGTTATGCTTTTATAGCGCACACAAAAGTTATGCTTCGCTGAATTGACgaaattcgatttttaataataagattttaagattaattttaaaaaaatcattaaattttactattgttttttgACACTAAAATAGCCTGGAGAATGGGAGTTAACGTTTTTTAAGATCCCTTAGaatgttattgtaatcggtccgattcgTCGAGTTAAGGGAAGGactctcaataaaattgagtggatgtttttttttaccatagcaatttaaaagttaaaatattaaaaagtatctcacgaactaataacgctagcaacttgtaaattttaaattttgtattatatttcgtgacgtgataccaaagcaataacattttgaaaaaaaatccattaacttcttttttcataaatcagaaaaaaaactgaacaaaaataattgtttcctcgaatattttacgagcaATAAATgactttatctccaaaataattgaatgcaACGAACAAGAAGAgaagagaaaaatcgaattggcagttttttcataaaaattaaaatctaaaaaaca
This window contains:
- the LOC129948559 gene encoding uncharacterized protein CG43867 isoform X6 is translated as MSDEIPSGRLSQIFESLSCFSELQQRQINDPTSSFLTAVPNSTTAQSVSHNYYIRQPDGSGYYLSSGTQTFPSASSQSHHLTQHQQYYQQQQNRSRCDSLSLTSSPLMTKRATSFSGQIPLISTQGTRVQSAAIASGSGVVATSAAAIQQQQTSQSTPNSPRLMPRRSHRAPPIPAKPNAALIASPALMAMDVDAPWPQLSTLTDHLNVHQINNYVQGVPEINWQERCLELQLELHRSKNQAGRIRDMLREKLSELEQRVVEAEERAEEAEDKVRAMEQRLSEWPKTPHASSPIHQTQTLLQPLQQSQQTTSSLPSTDAEKTITCLEIAVEEQRQLRLHDARQVEAKAAKIKEWVTNKLRELEEQNQHLREQNVKCNQQLELLRNHIANQPNRHSSILPTGPVRNSLSLDVHDFASDTTESRRRSESLDPQESIRPLTSSYPHHKHRRNLSMEPQELERNLVAAVDGLILTPLSGRPNSSDTDTAHDYAEIYTPSREKLPAWMKNNPTLVAIGGSTSTTTTTSELVGMVGTPRPPTPPLHRFPSWEAKIYQVANDGLAATEGDHEGKQLNVSNSQNQTGTLGSANGSGSIGGGGTPSRAQQTASGGFCDISVPVYATVKGRASQIRSIPFTGDSSDDSSDGEEHAVMMTHNSHNSSSTDNTETSTSGSASSPSKSLKTSSSLSPAKRSGSESPKNKTRGLSDDYAIPPDAVSESTCMDASMPSLLMRASYVDSPNRKLESLEKAGHLAKLGGKLKTWRKRWFVLKNGSLTYWKSQHDINRKPQGQIILDEVCRINRAEGASTFEIDTGKKVYYLTADSNATMDDWIRVLQNVQRRNATKLLLSRDDQKPTVQGWVTKVKNGHAKKCWCVLLGKMFLYFKAPGETNPLGQINMRDARVEEVEHVSDSDSEEREDAAQSQARLTVSIYPAHQGPTYLILPGKQERDNWLYHLTVVSGGGPNAGTQYEQLVQKLMETDGDPNCVLWRHPILLHTKDTITSPLSSLHSETIQPEAIKLFKSCQLFMSVAVNQPGIDYHVVLAQNALQHCLDIPELQTEMICILTKQTSRHTGQKLSVGVQVNKKLGKQTRAPAPPPIIDCKSNPPAYTFVQGWQLLSLAVSLFVPKSSRLLWYLKLHLSRNADTKTETGKYAAYCERALDRTLKNGGRETKPSRMEVLSILLKNPYHHSLPHAIPVHMMNSTYTVISFDGSTTIEEFQSTLAQEIGSRDSTNGFCLFSDDPIEKDLEHYLDPQAKLCDVISKWETALREKGSGKFENSRVIQLTYKNRLYWKHTIKFETDKEKLLLCYQTNQQIVQGRFPLSRDLALELSSLMSQIDMGDYSLEKSRGSGNMNNAGLKALDKFYPYRYRDAMSPDQLKDIQDLLISKWILLKGRSTLDCVRIYLTCCRKWPFFGAALFQAKPRHSDQAMAWLAVSEDALNVLELSSMAPLARYPYTSVMTFGGCQDDFMLVVGNDDNLVTPGITNEQKLLFAMSKPKILEITLLIADYMNALGHTLPGTPQMNTLTRNGSHRSLRSRPLPGACIAAGGGTSTNATTTAHNTLNSHATHTLSSNHSHTLNSHYSGMGGHTGGSHQNTMSSSHGGQPDILKSTPDHQRLQK
- the LOC129948559 gene encoding uncharacterized protein CG43867 isoform X11, whose amino-acid sequence is MDNYRKKVRAMEQRLSEWPKTPHASSPIHQTQTLLQPLQQSQQTTSSLPSTDAEKTITCLEIAVEEQRQLRLHDARQVEAKAAKIKEWVTNKLRELEEQNQHLREQNVKCNQQLELLRNHIANQPNRHSSILPTGPVRNSLSLDVHDFASDTTESRRRSESLDPQESIRPLTSSYPHHKHRRNLSMEPQELERNLVAAVDGLILTPLSGRPNSSDTDTAHDYAEIYTPSREKLPAWMKNNPTLVAIGGSTSTTTTTSELVGMVGTPRPPTPPLHRFPSWEAKIYQVANDGLAATEGDHEGKQLNVSNSQNQTGTLGSANGSGSIGGGGTPSRAQQTASGGFCDISVPVYATVKGRASQIRSIPFTGDSSDDSSDGEEHAVMMTHNSHNSSSTDNTETSTSGSASSPSKSLKTSSSLSPAKRSGSESPKNKTRVISDISFESGLSDDYAIPPDAVSESTCMDASMPSLLMRASYVDSPNRKLESLEKAGHLAKLGGKLKTWRKRWFVLKNGSLTYWKSQHDINRKPQGQIILDEVCRINRAEGASTFEIDTGKKVYYLTADSNATMDDWIRVLQNVQRRNATKLLLSRDDQKPTVQGWVTKVKNGHAKKCWCVLLGKMFLYFKAPGETNPLGQINMRDARVEEVEHVSDSDSEEREDAAQSQARLTVSIYPAHQGPTYLILPGKQERDNWLYHLTVVSGGGPNAGTQYEQLVQKLMETDGDPNCVLWRHPILLHTKDTITSPLSSLHSETIQPEAIKLFKSCQLFMSVAVNQPGIDYHVVLAQNALQHCLDIPELQTEMICILTKQTSRHTGQKLSVGVQVNKKLGKQTRQLLLCATQSLFTCDTQQGGAAQANGSSPTSIQAPAPPPIIDCKSNPPAYTFVQGWQLLSLAVSLFVPKSSRLLWYLKLHLSRNADTKTETGKYAAYCERALDRTLKNGGRETKPSRMEVLSILLKNPYHHSLPHAIPVHMMNSTYTVISFDGSTTIEEFQSTLAQEIGSRDSTNGFCLFSDDPIEKDLEHYLDPQAKLCDVISKWETALREKGSGKFENSRVIQLTYKNRLYWKHTIKFETDKEKLLLCYQTNQQIVQGRFPLSRDLALELSSLMSQIDMGDYSLEKSRGSGNMNNAGLKALDKFYPYRYRDAMSPDQLKDIQDLLISKWILLKGRSTLDCVRIYLTCCRKWPFFGAALFQAKPRHSDQAMAWLAVSEDALNVLELSSMAPLARYPYTSVMTFGGCQDDFMLVVGNDDNLVTPGITNEQKLLFAMSKPKILEITLLIADYMNALGHTLPGTPQMNTLTRNGSHRSLRSRPLPGACIAAGGGTSTNATTTAHNTLNSHATHTLSSNHSHTLNSHYSGMGGHTGGSHQNTMSSSHGGQPDILKSTPDHQRLQK
- the LOC129948559 gene encoding uncharacterized protein CG43867 isoform X9 produces the protein MNTAVLMDSTAEVLDAHHHNQQQLQQHQQQIISTCASVSSTTTAAPPTVTQSSSPSKILNIHQHPTVVNLKACAASIISHTAHNQSNVVSGGGGVTSSPITTTTSGTVNFLNGVGGVSGIYAPFSGPSSLVNSPALGRRKRYTSTSSNSSSQFNNNYTGLDMESLEEMLRKLSELEQRVVEAEERAEEAEDKVRAMEQRLSEWPKTPHASSPIHQTQTLLQPLQQSQQTTSSLPSTDAEKTITCLEIAVEEQRQLRLHDARQVEAKAAKIKEWVTNKLRELEEQNQHLREQNVKCNQQLELLRNHIANQPNRHSSILPTGPVRNSLSLDVHDFASDTTESRRRSESLDPQESIRPLTSSYPHHKHRRNLSMEPQELERNLVAAVDGLILTPLSGRPNSSDTDTAHDYAEIYTPSREKLPAWMKNNPTLVAIGGSTSTTTTTSELVGMVGTPRPPTPPLHRFPSWEAKIYQVANDGLAATEGDHEGKQLNVSNSQNQTGTLGSANGSGSIGGGGTPSRAQQTASGGFCDISVPVYATVKGRASQIRSIPFTGDSSDDSSDGEEHAVMMTHNSHNSSSTDNTETSTSGSASSPSKSLKTSSSLSPAKRSGSESPKNKTRGLSDDYAIPPDAVSESTCMDASMPSLLMRASYVDSPNRKLESLEKAGHLAKLGGKLKTWRKRWFVLKNGSLTYWKSQHDINRKPQGQIILDEVCRINRAEGASTFEIDTGKKVYYLTADSNATMDDWIRVLQNVQRRNATKLLLSRDDQKPTVQGWVTKVKNGHAKKCWCVLLGKMFLYFKAPGETNPLGQINMRDARVEEVEHVSDSDSEEREDAAQSQARLTVSIYPAHQGPTYLILPGKQERDNWLYHLTVVSGGGPNAGTQYEQLVQKLMETDGDPNCVLWRHPILLHTKDTITSPLSSLHSETIQPEAIKLFKSCQLFMSVAVNQPGIDYHVVLAQNALQHCLDIPELQTEMICILTKQTSRHTGQKLSVGVQQLLLCATQSLFTCDTQQGGAAQANGSSPTSIQAPAPPPIIDCKSNPPAYTFVQGWQLLSLAVSLFVPKSSRLLWYLKLHLSRNADTKTETGKYAAYCERALDRTLKNGGRETKPSRMEVLSILLKNPYHHSLPHAIPVHMMNSTYTVISFDGSTTIEEFQSTLAQEIGSRDSTNGFCLFSDDPIEKDLEHYLDPQAKLCDVISKWETALREKGSGKFENSRVIQLTYKNRLYWKHTIKFETDKEKLLLCYQTNQQIVQGRFPLSRDLALELSSLMSQIDMGDYSLEKSRGSGNMNNAGLKALDKFYPYRYRDAMSPDQLKDIQDLLISKWILLKGRSTLDCVRIYLTCCRKWPFFGAALFQAKPRHSDQAMAWLAVSEDALNVLELSSMAPLARYPYTSVMTFGGCQDDFMLVVGNDDNLVTPGITNEQKLLFAMSKPKILEITLLIADYMNALGHTLPGTPQMNTLTRNGSHRSLRSRPLPGACIAAGGGTSTNATTTAHNTLNSHATHTLSSNHSHTLNSHYSGMGGHTGGSHQNTMSSSHGGQPDILKSTPDHQRLQK